Proteins encoded in a region of the Pelobates fuscus isolate aPelFus1 chromosome 11, aPelFus1.pri, whole genome shotgun sequence genome:
- the LOC134576908 gene encoding olfactory receptor 5V1-like, with protein sequence MKNQSVVKEFILLGFPDVPSIKMTIFVLFLVFYVSTLIGNMLIIITTAINSQLHTPMYFFLSNLSFLEILYISATIPKMLVNVLLKSSSISFMVCAAQTFLFIALGSIECTLLAVMAYDRYVAICNPLQYIVVMDITSCLSLVCSSWVSGFLNSMVHTILTFHLHFCSSNKLNQFFCDIPPLLKVSCSNTAINELVLFIVGGIYGLGSFITTLISYLHIISTILKIKSKEGQRKAFSTCASHLIVVTLFFGTSFSAYLKPTTKEESQEQEKLVPVFYAVITPTLNPIIYTLRNKEFNNVLRKMCRTIFADNMYSNKEIKRS encoded by the coding sequence ATGAAGAATCAGAGTGTGGTGAAGGAATTTATCCTGTTAGGATTTCCAGATGTGCCCTCCATAAAGAtgacaatttttgttttgtttttggtgttTTATGTGTCTACACTGATTGGAAATATGCTCATCATTATTACGACTGCCATCAATTCTCAGCTTCACACTCCCATGTATTTTTTCCTCAGCAACCTCTCTTTCCTGGAGATTCTCTATATATCGGCCACCATTCCAAAAATGCTTGTTAATGTCCTACTGAAAAGCAGTTCAATCTCTTTCATGGTCTGTGCTGCCCAAACATTTCTTTTCATTGCGCTGGGCAGCATTGAGTGCACTTTGCTTGCGGTCATGGCATATGATCGTTATGTTGCTATCTGCAATCCACTGCAATATATTGTTGTGATGGATATCACTTCCTGCTTATCATTAGTTTGTAGCTCATGGGTTAGTGGATTTCTCAATTCAATGGTCCACACTATTCTTACTTTTCATCTGCATTTCTGTTCATCAAATAAACTTAATCAGTTTTTCTGTGACATCCCACCCTTGTTGAAAGTGTCCTGCAGTAATACAGCCATTAATGAACTTGTTTTATTTATAGTTGGAGGAATTTATGGACTCGGATCATTCATAACTACATTAATTTCTTACCTACATATAATTTCAacaatactaaaaataaaatccaaagagGGACAGAGGAAAGCATTTTCCACTTGTGCATCTCATCTAATCGTTGTAACGTTGTTCTTTGGAACATCTTTCTCTGCATATCTAAAACCAACTACCAAAGAAGAGTCGCAGGAACAAGAAAAGCTTGTCCCGGTTTTTTATGCTGTAATAACACCAACTTTAAACCCTATCATATATACATTGAGGAATAAAGAATTCAACAATGTCTTGAGAAAAATGTGCAGGACCATTTTTGCAGATAACATGTActcaaataaagaaattaaaagaaGCTGA